The sequence AAAGCCCCCCATATTTTGATTCTTTAAGGTGACATTTTCATGCGATAATTAACCACATTTTGGCCTATTTTTAGGTGACATTTTTAAAAGATATTGACATAGTCTTTTGAATATACCTTCAAAAAGACAGGTGCCTTTTATCCCCTCTCAAAAATAATTTATGTAATCGTTTCATGTGAAACCATTATCTTACAATTATGCTATATTCTTGTTTTTTAATTACCTTTCCTAATTACATGTCCTATGCCCTTAAACTTCAGTGCATCGGACCGCTGCACAGATATCATAAGGCCGCTGGAGGTTTGGGGATCATACAATATGTCTTGCATGTATACCGATCAAAGCATCAGCAGCACTTATAGTTCCATAATTATAGGGATTATCTACAATCGGCGTAAAAAAGTCCAAAGTATGGATAACAGCGGTATTTTCATTTAACATGTGCACCGCAGTGTCATCACCGGCTTCCATATCTACCAGCAACTTGTCGTTTTTCATAACAGGTATATAACGCAGAACCTGCGTCAGGGTATCCAAACTCATTTTTGATGCTCAGCCCGCACAGGTGGTAAGATTTGTAAGCTTGATATCCATCTGTATTCACTTCCCTCGATTATATTGTTATCTTATCCTTGATATTTTCAAATGTCTTGGGACCTATCTTTTCCACATTCATAATGTCCTCAATTTTCTTAAACGGGCCATTGGCATTTCTGTATTCTATTATCCTTTCCGCAAGTACATCTCCTATGCCGGGCAACGATTTTAACTCTTCCAACCCCGCAGTGTTTATATTTATTTTATGCAAATTCGCAGGCGCCGGGCTTGTTGAAAAATTTGCCGTTGCAGTGGCTGGATTATTTGATACCGGTATACTTTCCCCTTTTTTAGGCACATATACCTTTTCTTCATCATTTAATTTTTTTGCCAGATTAAGGCTATCAAGGTCAGCCTCATCTAACGGACCCCCGGCCATATTAACGGCATCAATAACACGCGCACCAAACTGCAATTCATAAACACCAGGATTTTTCACCTGACCCGCCACATGGACAAATACAGTCTTTGTTTCCAATTCTCCCTGGGTTTTATCCTTAGAAGCAGATACAACATTTTCATCTGTCACCTCTACATTCCCCTTGTCACTTTCACCTGCCTGTATTACGGTAACATCACCTGAATCCGATCTTATGTAAAAAATTATGCAACCTGCAACCGCTATCATGACTAATATCATTATTAGAAATCCCTGCATTTTTTTAAAGTTCATTGCCAGAATCTCCCTTTCAAAAAGACATTCTTTTTTGATATACTATAAGTGTTAAACTTTAATGCTATTTAGCTTCACTCACTTTAGATATACAAGGAGGACACCTGATGAAAAAGTTCTTAGTTATGTACATATTGGGCATGATTATATGTATGTCCTTACCTTTTGCAAGAGTTGCAGCACAGGATTTAGATATTTCTGCTCCATCTGCTGTATTAATTGACTTCAATACAGGCCAGTTCCTTTATGAAAAAAACGCAGACCAGAAGATGTACCCCGCCAGCATCACAAAGATACTCACTGCTATTATAGCACTGGAAAATTCAAATCTCAATGAGCAGGTAACAGCTGGCGAAGATGTACTTAATGTAGATGGAAATAAGATATATATTTCACCTGGAGAAACCCTCTCAATGAAGGACCTGATATACAGCCTGCTTATTGCATCGGCAAACGACTCTGCCATTGTGATAGCTGACCATGTTGGCGGCAGTGTAAAAGGATTTGCAAACATGATGAATGAAAAAGCAAAAGAACTTGGTGCAAAAAACACCCATTTTACTAATCCAAATGGCCTGCACGATGATAATCATTATACTTCTGCCCGTGATATGGCATTGATTGCCAGATATGCAATGCAAAATGAAACTTTCAGGAAAATAGTTACAACCATGAAATATAGCATACAACCTACCAACAAATTTGACAAGGTAAGGGAATTGTACAACGAAAATAGGCTCCTGAAAAATACAAAGTATAAGTACGAAGGAGCAGACGGCATTAAGACAGGATATACAATCAAGGCCGACCAGACACTGGTAGCAAGTGCCACAAGGGACGGTCACAGATTAATTGCTGTAATTATGGGTGCAAAGGGTACAAAAGTATGGGAGGATGCTATTTGCCTGCTGAATTACGGGTTTAATAATTATAAGCTGGTTTCATTAAATAATAAAGACGATGTTATAACCACAATGAATTTTGATAATCAGAAAATAACATTAAAATCTAATAATAGCTTAGCGGCTGCGGTACCTGTTGATGCACAGGATATAACAAAAAAAATAAGCATAGTTGAAAATATATCCTTCCCTTTAGACGCAGGTACTGTACTTGGAAAACTTGAATATTATATAGGTGATAAAATGATAGGGTCTGTTGATCTCGTAACCGACAAGTCGTACCAAAAGGGGTTATTTGGAAAGATACATGTTGTTGGAGAAGATAACGGCATCAAAAGTAAAATAATATATACTCTCTTTTTTATAGTTATTTCCGGGACAGCCTTGTTGTCTTTTCTGTTTTTAAAAAGAGCAAAGCAAGATAAAAAATTTATGTTTAAAAGATCAGATGAGTGGTAGTCTATTTACCACCATTCACCTGATCTCCCGCAGCCCTTATTTCATCCAAGTAATTGTAAATTGTATAGCGAGATACACACAGGACTTTTGCTACATAATCCACAGAACCCTTTATGAGGAAAACACCTTTCGAGTCTAAAATCTTAACCACATTAACCTTGTCCTCCTTGGTCATGTAGTTTATAGGTCTGCCAAAGTTATCCAGTGTATTGCTTACAATATTTGCAAGTACGCTGTTTACATCATCAGCAAATGTTTCATCGACCATCTGTGTATTGTCTGATTCTGTGTCACATATCTCAGTAAGTATATTCCTAAGCATTTCTACCTCTGATATATCAAAGTTTATGCAGATGCATCCAAAAGCCCTGTTTTTTTCATCTTTAAGGAATATTGTACTAGATTTTAGTATTTTCCCATCCTTGCTTTTACTCCTGTAATTTATAATGTCCTCATACTTACCCTCTCTTAAAATCATAAGACCATAGTCAGTCATAGGTCCCCCTACCTTCCGCCCTGTTACATGGCCGTTCGCAATGGCTACTATGGACCTTTGAGGGTTGCTAATATCGTGAAGAACAACCTCACAGTTCTTCCCAAACATTTTCCCTAATGCTTCTACAAGAGGTATAAAACTATTGAGCAATGGATTATAATTCTCAGCCATCTCTAACTCCCCCAACATAAAATTTATCATAACTCAAGTCCGGTAAGTCCGGCGGCCTGGACAGGTATAATCTATTGCATATAAAATATAATATGACATCCCTGATGAGTTTTTTAAAGCCTACTTAAAATATTTTGTACATGCATATCTTTAACATATCATTATTCCTTACACCACAATATTTATCAGTTTTTTAGGCACAACTATAACATTCTTAATAGGTTTTCCTGAGATGTATGCGCCGACCCTTTCGTTGCTTATAGCAAGTTGCTTTACAGTCTCATCATCTGCATCTGCAGGTATATTGAGCTTCCCCCGTACCTTTCCGTTAATCTGAATTACCAGTTCTATCTCATCTTGTTTTAACGCCTCTTCGTCCCAAGATGGCCAGGAAACCTGATGAATACTTCCTTCATATCCAATCTGGTGCCACAGTTCCTCCGAAACATGTGGGGCAAATGGTGCCAACATTACCAGCATGTTATATATCAATTCACTAACAACATTCATATTCCTGTTATTGTGTTTCAAAGAAAGATAATCATTTAATGAATTAGAAAGCTCCATTATTGCACTAACAGCTGTATTAAAGCTAAACCTTCCATCCATATCCTGAGTAATCTTTCTAATTGTACTGTGTGTCTTGTATCTAAGTTTTTTGTCTTCTTCATCCAGGTTATCAAATCGCCACTTATTTTTAACATATAGATCCTTTAGCTCCGAAACCTGTCTAAATACCCTGTTTATAAACCGATAACATCCCTCCACCCCCTGGTCACTCCATTCCAGATCCCTCTCAGGAGGCGCTGCAAACAATACAAAGAGCCTGGTCGTGTCAGCACCGTATTTTGCTATAATATCCTCAGGGCTTACTATATTTCCCTTTGACTTTGACATCTTTGCACCATCTTTTAAAACCATACCTTGAGTTAGAAGGTTTGTAAATGGTTCATCTACCGGAACAAGTCCGATATCATATAAAAATTTTGTAAAAAACCTTGAATACATAAGATGCAGTATGGCATGTTCCACACCACCCACATACTGATCTACAGGCATCCAGTATTTCACTTTATCATAATCAAATGGCCTCTCATCATTTCTCGGATCTGTATACCTCTCAAAGTACCAGGATGAACACATGAATGTATCCATGGTGTCAGTCTCTCTCTTAGCCGGTTTACCACATATTGGGCATATGGTATTCACAAATGACTCACATTCAGCTAAAGGAGATTCACCCTTTCCAGTAAATGTAACGTCTTCAGGTAGCAGGACAGGCAGATCTTCTTCAGGCACGGGTACAGTGCCACACTGTTCACAGTATATGATTGGAATAGGCGCTCCCCAGTACCTCTGTCTGGATATCAACCAATCCCTCAGCTTATAGTTTACTTTTCTTTTCCCATATCCCTTATCTTCAATATATTGTTTTATCTTCTCCATCATCTCAGCGGAAGGAATTCCATTAAATCCCGGTGAATTAACCATTACCCCCTCATCCACATAAGCCCTTTCCATTGTAGCTGGGGAGAGGATATCATCCTTCGGTTGAATTACTACCCTTATCGGAAGTCCATATTTTCTGGCAAACTCAAAGTCCCTTTCATCATGAGCCGGAACCCCCATCACCGCACCTGTACCGTATTCCATAAGCACATAGTTAGCAATCCACACAGGTATCCTCTCATCATTTAAAGGATTTACAGCATAACTTCCTATAAACATGCCAGTCTTTTCTGTTTCCGTGGAGGTGCGGGTTATTTCATTCATTGACTGAAGTTCATATATATAATCGCTAACAGGCTTCTCATACTCTGTTCCCCTTATCAGTTTTGATACAAGGGGATGCTCAGGAGCAAGCACTATATAAGTAACACCAAAGATTGTGTCCGGCCTTGTAGTAAAGATTGGTACCTCATCACCGCTCTCCAGTTTGAAGGTAATCTCTACGCCTTCACTCCTGCCTATCCAGTTTTTTTGCATGGTCTTTACCTTTTCTGGCCAGCCTGGAAGTCTATCAAGTCCTTCCAAAAGCCTTTCTGCATAATCAGTTATCTTAAAAAACCATTGTTCCAGTTCCTTTTTTCTCACCACAGTACCGCAGCGTTCACATTCTCCATTTACTACCTGTTCGTTGGCAAGAACCGTCTTACATGAAGGACACCAGTTTACAAAGGATTTCTTCTTGTAGGCCAGGCCGCGCTTATAGAGTTGTAAAAACATCCACTCAGTCCACTTATAATAGCCAGGGTGGCATGTGGCAACCTCTCTGTCCCAATCATAACTGATGCCAAGCCTTTTAAGCTGGCTCCTCATGTTGTCAATATTATTCCATGTCCATACACTTGGATGTATCCCATTTTTTATTGCAGCGTTTTCTGCAGGCAGGCCGAATGCATCCCACCCCATAGGGTGCAGTACATTGTAACCCCTCATTCGTTTATATCTGGCTATAACATCACCAATAGAGTAATTCCTAACATGTCCCATGTGAAGTTTGCCCGAAGGATATGGAAACATTTCTAAGGCATAATATTTGGGACTTTCACTATCCTCCGTAGCTTTATAAAAGTTATTCTCTCTCCAGTATTCCTGCCATCTGCTTTCAATCTCTTCAAAATTATAGTCCATGTTGATCCCTCCTGCTATAAAATAAGGACTCATCCCTGTAGGGACGAGTCCTGTAAACCCGCGGTACCACCCTATTTGGCATTAAGCCCTCTCATTAGACCAATGCTTTTACAGAGGCGAGTTCAGGTATCTTTCCTGCTGGCTTTCACCGGCCGCCAGCTCTCTTTAAGGCAGGCATACCCTACTACTCCTCCAGCCTTATTATTAATTTTTAATAGTTATTATATTAAATAGGATAACCAATGTCAAGCGTTATTTATAACTCAGCCTTTTAGCATCGGCCCATATTCTATCCAGATTGTAAAATCCCCTGTCTGCAGGACTGAAGATATGGGCAACAACACTGCCATAGTCCATTAATATCCAGTTATTGCTCCTGAGTCCTTCTATATGACCAACTTTTATGCCATTTTCTTCCATTTTTTCTTGTATCGAGTCACATATGGATGATACATGAGTAGCATTTTTACCTGTACATATCACAAAGTAGTCAGCAATAACCGTAAGGTCCTTTATCTCCAAAATCACAATATCTTCAGCCTTTTTATCTTCCATTACATCTGCAATACACTGGGCAATTTCCAAAGGATTATCCACCAAAAATTCATCACTCCTTTATTGTTTATAATTCTTCCCTACTATTACGGTCACATCAACTCCCAGGGATGGGTCTGGGTCATTGATAATCACAGAATCACCAATAACTTCCGATAACATCTTACCAATATCAGTATTATCTGTTCTATTAATTATCTGAGTGCTACTGTATTCAGTACCGGAAATATTTGAAATTCGCTTTACGTCAAATCCATAATCCTTTAGCATATTTCCAACTTCAGTAGCTGAATTGGGCGGTGCACCTCCATTTAAAACCTCAATTTTAATCCCTGATGGGTCAAGTCCGTACTTTTTTATCGCATCCAGTGCTCCATTCTGTAAGTCACTATTTTTATCATTATTTTCTACATTTACTTCTTGCAGAAGTTCCTTAGCCTGCTCTTCATCCATCACGTAATATGATATGCCGTCGATGTATTTCGGCTCACCTGGTAACGTATACATCTTAATATTTTTACCAACTTTTAATGCATCATCCACATAGCTCAAGGCTTCCGATGGAGTCATGTTTGTTTCTACATATTCATTGATGGTTTTTAAAATCTTTTGTGCATTCAAAACAGCAGCCGGACTTGTTAACTTATCTATAAATGCCTTTACAAATAGCTGTTGAGTCTTTATACGCCCAAGATCCTGATCTACATAACCCTTTCTCCACCTGACCAGGCCAAGGGCCTGTTCCCCATTTAACACCTGCTCACCCATCTTTAAATGTATATGCAGATTGCCAGCATCATCATCATAATCCATTTGCAGTGGCACATTCACTTTGACACCACCAATATCATCTACAAGCTTAATAAAACCCTGATAATCGATCTTTACATAATAGTGAATAGGTATATCAAGAAGGTCAGAGACAGCTTTCATACTTCCCTGTTCATTTTCATACGTGTATGCGGCATTTATCTTTTGATATCCATACCTATCAAGTTTTATTCTGGTATCCCTTGGTATTGATATCAGTGTGGCTTTTTTCAGGTCAGGATTATATGTTAGCAGCATCAGAGTGTCTGACCTTCCCTTGTCTGTTTTATTAATTCCATCAATACCTAAAATCAATATGTTAACTGGTTCATGTTTGGCCGGTTTTGGCGTGTCCAAACTTGAAGATTGATTTTCACTGTTTTGGCCATATCCAGGATTTAAATTTTTTAAATAAAAATAGGCACCTGAAAGAACCAGCAATACCAAACATGCTAATATTATAGCAACATATCTGATTATTTTTTTCATTCATATTCCCCCATCTTTTCTCATTTCCATTATTAAAGAGTTTCTGGCATATATGGTATTGGGGTGAAGCAGGGACTTTAAGGATATGACATAATTAATTGTATTCTCAAAAGACTTTAGGAGCGCAGCATTAAGATCTTTAAATGCCAACTCTCTTAAGTATTCTACCCCTTCATAATCTCTTCCTTCCTCAATAAAATCAGACAGATATATTATCCTGTCCAGTTTACTCATAGATTTACCACCTGTGGTATGCAGCTCTATAGCGTGAAGAATTTCTTCATCTTCTATACCAAAAAAATCCCTTGCCAATCTTGCGCCCAGTGGACCGTGGATAAGGGCTTTCTCAGCCATGCTTACCTCATCCAGTTCAACACCATACTTGGCTGCCATATCAATGAGTTTATTCTCAGGTATGTTCTTAGCGCAATCATGGACAAGGCCCGCTATCCTGGCTTTTTCGATGTCTACACCATACTTTTCCGCCAGTAAAACAGCCATCTTTTCAACCCTTAAAGAATGGCTGTATCTTTGAGGAGTAAGCATTGATCTCAACCTATCATTAATTTCATCATAGGATAGCATAAAATCACTCCTGATACAAATGGTTTTTCTGAATATATCTCTCTACTGCCTCAGGAAGCAGGTACTTTATGGGCTCCCCATGGGCTACTCTTTGCCTTATATCTGTCGATGATATGGCAAGGGACGGAACCTCAACCCTGAATATATCCTTATCATAAGTCTTCTTTATATATTCCAATTTGTCAGCCAGATCCTTAGTATTAAATCCAGGTCTGGTGGCTGCGACAAAGTTACAAAGATTCAATAGCGTATCAATGTCCTTCCATTTCAATATTTCCAAAATTGCATCGGCACCTGTAATAAAATAGAACTCAAAATTTTCCCCATATATGGTCTTAAATTCTTTCATAGTATCAACAGTATAGGTATACCCCTCTTTGTTGAGTTCAATTGCTGAAACCTCAAAATTAGGATTGGTCACAGTGGCCAGAATAGTCATTAAGTATCTATGTTTTTTTTCAGTAATAACCCTGGCCTCTTTGTGTGGCGGATTACCCGATGGCACAAAAATGACTTTAGCAAGGTTGAACTTGTATCTTACTGCTTCGGCGGTAACAAGGTGCCCATAGTGTATGGGGTCAAATGTACCCCCCATGATTCCCACCTTGATATGGTTATCCAATCCCATCCTTCTTCCCCTTAATTTTTATTTCTGAAATCATTAATATTTATTATACTATATACACAGTATATTTAACAAGTTAATAAAAGCTTAAAAGGCTGATGCCTCATGTATCAGCCTTTAAACCTCTATTCTGGGCTTTCGTGTTGACCTCCTATATATGACAAATCTTTTGCCAATCACCTGAATTGGTTCAGCTTTGAGTTTTTCTGTTATTAAGTCGATGGCATCTTTGATAGAAATCGGCGAATTTTCCATAACATTGATTTTAATTAACTCTCTTGCCTCCAACGCATCCTCAATCGAAGCCAGTACAGTTTCATTTATCCCATCCTTACCAATGTTTACTACCGGTCTTATACCATTGGCCATTGCCCTTAACCGTGCTCTCTTTTTACCCGTTATTATATAAACCACCCGCTATTCAATATATTCAAATTCAAATCCTCTTACACTTATATAATCACCATTCTTAAGCCCCATGTTTTTAAGCTCTTCTAATATACCATATTTCAACAGGGTATTCTGGAAATATCTTAATGAGTCTTCATCAGTGAGGTTCACCCTTTTTAATATTCTATCTATCATCGCCCCGGAAAGCTTAAAGGTATTCCCATCTATTTCAATGTCTATCTCTTTTGTTTCTTTTATCGGTGGAGGTAAAGTGACAATCTCATCCTCTTGGGGGATATCTTCTTTTTTTTCATCTTTAAAAAATGTCGAGACCTCCTTTAAAAGTTCATCAACACCTTCTGTAGTAACTGAAGAAATACCAAATACTCTATAGCCTTTAGACTCTATTTCTTTCTTAAACCGCTCGTATATCGTCCTATCCTCAACTATATCCAACTTTGTTGCAACAACCAGTTGGTTTTTTTTTGATAGGTCCTCATTATATAATTCAAGCTCTTTATTTACTTTCTCAAAATCCTCAACCGGGTCCCGCCCTTCCATTCCTGAGACGTCAACAAGATGGAGGAGAAGTCTTGTCCTCTCTATGTGCCTCAAAAATTCATGTCCAAGTCCTACACCCACGTGGGCCCCTTCAATAAGACCCGGTATATCTGCTATGACAAAGCTGGTATCATTGTAGTAGCACACCCCTAAATTTGGTGTGACAGTAGTAAATGGATAATCTGCTATCTTTGGCCTGGCCTTTGTCAAAACCGAGAGAAGCGTAGATTTGCCTGCATTTGGAAAACCTATAAGACCTACGTCGGCTAATAGCTTGAGCTCCAGTATCAGCCATCTCTCAACCCCGGGGTCTCCACTCTCAGCAAAATGTGGAGTCCTCAAGGTAGATGACTTAAACCTAGCGTTGCCTCTACCCCCTTTTCCACCTTGAGCTGCAATTACCCTCTGACCTGGCCTGGCCAAATCATAAAGCACATCCCCTGTATCAGGATCTTTCAAAACAGTACCTACAGGCACCTTTATAACAAGGTCTTCACCGTCCCTTCCATGCTTATTGCCACCCATACCGTTACCACCATTTTGGGCTTTATAGTGCTGCCTATACTTAAAATCCATCAACGTCTTGAGGTTTGGGTCAGCCATCAATATGATATCTCCGCCATTACCCCCGTCTCCACCATCTGGACCACCATAAGCCACAAACTTTTCTCTTCTAAATGAAATCACTCCATTACCGCCATCGCCGGCCTTTACATATATCCTGGCTCTATCAACAAACATAAAACCACCTATCCGACCCTTTCTAACATTACTTTCCCGTTGAAAAGAAGCCTGAGATGAAGTTCCTCATAGCCGTTTGCCACTGCATCATCGATGTATCCATTCAACTGGTTCTCTATTTGACTATAATCCTCATCAGTGCAAACCATATCCGAAAGACCATCTACATCTATATCAAGTCCAATAAAGTTCTCCTTAGCCCTATTATACCCTTTTATTAAGACATATTGCATACGGTAATCACTAATATGTGATATTCTGGATTCAGCCTCCATCAACCTGCTTATCTTTTTAATGTATTCGATAGCTGCGTCCTGCCTACCCAGCTGGATATACCCCATTATCACCTGCAGGTCATTCAGGTAGATATGCCTGTATCCTTTTAGAATATCAATCATGTCTTTTTCAGTAAACATATCCAGAGAGCCCCCCATACTCAAAAGGTTCTAGCAGTGCTAGAACCTAAAAAAATTATATTGCCTCATTTACCGCAGGAATGATATTTACGTATTTCTTATCTTTCCCCTTGGTCTCAAATTTCACAACACCATCTTTTAAAGCAAAGAGTGTATCATCCCTACCTATGCCGACATTTTTCCCCGGATAAATCCTGGTACCCCTCTGCCTAACCAGTATATTCCCAGCAAGTACAAACTGGCCATCAAATTTCTTAACTCCAAGCCTTTTGGCCTTACTGTCTCTACCGTTTCTTGAGCTTCCCACACCTTTCTTATGGGCAAAAAGCTGAAGATCCATCATATTAACCCCTCCTTTCCATCACCTTGATATATTTT is a genomic window of Calorimonas adulescens containing:
- a CDS encoding YhbY family RNA-binding protein — protein: MITGKKRARLRAMANGIRPVVNIGKDGINETVLASIEDALEARELIKINVMENSPISIKDAIDLITEKLKAEPIQVIGKRFVIYRRSTRKPRIEV
- the obgE gene encoding GTPase ObgE → MFVDRARIYVKAGDGGNGVISFRREKFVAYGGPDGGDGGNGGDIILMADPNLKTLMDFKYRQHYKAQNGGNGMGGNKHGRDGEDLVIKVPVGTVLKDPDTGDVLYDLARPGQRVIAAQGGKGGRGNARFKSSTLRTPHFAESGDPGVERWLILELKLLADVGLIGFPNAGKSTLLSVLTKARPKIADYPFTTVTPNLGVCYYNDTSFVIADIPGLIEGAHVGVGLGHEFLRHIERTRLLLHLVDVSGMEGRDPVEDFEKVNKELELYNEDLSKKNQLVVATKLDIVEDRTIYERFKKEIESKGYRVFGISSVTTEGVDELLKEVSTFFKDEKKEDIPQEDEIVTLPPPIKETKEIDIEIDGNTFKLSGAMIDRILKRVNLTDEDSLRYFQNTLLKYGILEELKNMGLKNGDYISVRGFEFEYIE
- a CDS encoding Spo0B domain-containing protein → MFTEKDMIDILKGYRHIYLNDLQVIMGYIQLGRQDAAIEYIKKISRLMEAESRISHISDYRMQYVLIKGYNRAKENFIGLDIDVDGLSDMVCTDEDYSQIENQLNGYIDDAVANGYEELHLRLLFNGKVMLERVG
- a CDS encoding LCP family protein gives rise to the protein MKKIIRYVAIILACLVLLVLSGAYFYLKNLNPGYGQNSENQSSSLDTPKPAKHEPVNILILGIDGINKTDKGRSDTLMLLTYNPDLKKATLISIPRDTRIKLDRYGYQKINAAYTYENEQGSMKAVSDLLDIPIHYYVKIDYQGFIKLVDDIGGVKVNVPLQMDYDDDAGNLHIHLKMGEQVLNGEQALGLVRWRKGYVDQDLGRIKTQQLFVKAFIDKLTSPAAVLNAQKILKTINEYVETNMTPSEALSYVDDALKVGKNIKMYTLPGEPKYIDGISYYVMDEEQAKELLQEVNVENNDKNSDLQNGALDAIKKYGLDPSGIKIEVLNGGAPPNSATEVGNMLKDYGFDVKRISNISGTEYSSTQIINRTDNTDIGKMLSEVIGDSVIINDPDPSLGVDVTVIVGKNYKQ
- a CDS encoding helix-turn-helix transcriptional regulator gives rise to the protein MAENYNPLLNSFIPLVEALGKMFGKNCEVVLHDISNPQRSIVAIANGHVTGRKVGGPMTDYGLMILREGKYEDIINYRSKSKDGKILKSSTIFLKDEKNRAFGCICINFDISEVEMLRNILTEICDTESDNTQMVDETFADDVNSVLANIVSNTLDNFGRPINYMTKEDKVNVVKILDSKGVFLIKGSVDYVAKVLCVSRYTIYNYLDEIRAAGDQVNGGK
- the yqeK gene encoding bis(5'-nucleosyl)-tetraphosphatase (symmetrical) YqeK, coding for MLSYDEINDRLRSMLTPQRYSHSLRVEKMAVLLAEKYGVDIEKARIAGLVHDCAKNIPENKLIDMAAKYGVELDEVSMAEKALIHGPLGARLARDFFGIEDEEILHAIELHTTGGKSMSKLDRIIYLSDFIEEGRDYEGVEYLRELAFKDLNAALLKSFENTINYVISLKSLLHPNTIYARNSLIMEMRKDGGI
- the rsfS gene encoding ribosome silencing factor, which gives rise to MDNPLEIAQCIADVMEDKKAEDIVILEIKDLTVIADYFVICTGKNATHVSSICDSIQEKMEENGIKVGHIEGLRSNNWILMDYGSVVAHIFSPADRGFYNLDRIWADAKRLSYK
- the rpmA gene encoding 50S ribosomal protein L27, with the protein product MDLQLFAHKKGVGSSRNGRDSKAKRLGVKKFDGQFVLAGNILVRQRGTRIYPGKNVGIGRDDTLFALKDGVVKFETKGKDKKYVNIIPAVNEAI
- the leuS gene encoding leucine--tRNA ligase; this translates as MDYNFEEIESRWQEYWRENNFYKATEDSESPKYYALEMFPYPSGKLHMGHVRNYSIGDVIARYKRMRGYNVLHPMGWDAFGLPAENAAIKNGIHPSVWTWNNIDNMRSQLKRLGISYDWDREVATCHPGYYKWTEWMFLQLYKRGLAYKKKSFVNWCPSCKTVLANEQVVNGECERCGTVVRKKELEQWFFKITDYAERLLEGLDRLPGWPEKVKTMQKNWIGRSEGVEITFKLESGDEVPIFTTRPDTIFGVTYIVLAPEHPLVSKLIRGTEYEKPVSDYIYELQSMNEITRTSTETEKTGMFIGSYAVNPLNDERIPVWIANYVLMEYGTGAVMGVPAHDERDFEFARKYGLPIRVVIQPKDDILSPATMERAYVDEGVMVNSPGFNGIPSAEMMEKIKQYIEDKGYGKRKVNYKLRDWLISRQRYWGAPIPIIYCEQCGTVPVPEEDLPVLLPEDVTFTGKGESPLAECESFVNTICPICGKPAKRETDTMDTFMCSSWYFERYTDPRNDERPFDYDKVKYWMPVDQYVGGVEHAILHLMYSRFFTKFLYDIGLVPVDEPFTNLLTQGMVLKDGAKMSKSKGNIVSPEDIIAKYGADTTRLFVLFAAPPERDLEWSDQGVEGCYRFINRVFRQVSELKDLYVKNKWRFDNLDEEDKKLRYKTHSTIRKITQDMDGRFSFNTAVSAIMELSNSLNDYLSLKHNNRNMNVVSELIYNMLVMLAPFAPHVSEELWHQIGYEGSIHQVSWPSWDEEALKQDEIELVIQINGKVRGKLNIPADADDETVKQLAISNERVGAYISGKPIKNVIVVPKKLINIVV
- a CDS encoding D-alanyl-D-alanine carboxypeptidase family protein; the protein is MKKFLVMYILGMIICMSLPFARVAAQDLDISAPSAVLIDFNTGQFLYEKNADQKMYPASITKILTAIIALENSNLNEQVTAGEDVLNVDGNKIYISPGETLSMKDLIYSLLIASANDSAIVIADHVGGSVKGFANMMNEKAKELGAKNTHFTNPNGLHDDNHYTSARDMALIARYAMQNETFRKIVTTMKYSIQPTNKFDKVRELYNENRLLKNTKYKYEGADGIKTGYTIKADQTLVASATRDGHRLIAVIMGAKGTKVWEDAICLLNYGFNNYKLVSLNNKDDVITTMNFDNQKITLKSNNSLAAAVPVDAQDITKKISIVENISFPLDAGTVLGKLEYYIGDKMIGSVDLVTDKSYQKGLFGKIHVVGEDNGIKSKIIYTLFFIVISGTALLSFLFLKRAKQDKKFMFKRSDEW
- the nadD gene encoding nicotinate-nucleotide adenylyltransferase — translated: MDNHIKVGIMGGTFDPIHYGHLVTAEAVRYKFNLAKVIFVPSGNPPHKEARVITEKKHRYLMTILATVTNPNFEVSAIELNKEGYTYTVDTMKEFKTIYGENFEFYFITGADAILEILKWKDIDTLLNLCNFVAATRPGFNTKDLADKLEYIKKTYDKDIFRVEVPSLAISSTDIRQRVAHGEPIKYLLPEAVERYIQKNHLYQE
- a CDS encoding helix-hairpin-helix domain-containing protein — translated: MNFKKMQGFLIMILVMIAVAGCIIFYIRSDSGDVTVIQAGESDKGNVEVTDENVVSASKDKTQGELETKTVFVHVAGQVKNPGVYELQFGARVIDAVNMAGGPLDEADLDSLNLAKKLNDEEKVYVPKKGESIPVSNNPATATANFSTSPAPANLHKININTAGLEELKSLPGIGDVLAERIIEYRNANGPFKKIEDIMNVEKIGPKTFENIKDKITI